A stretch of Amycolatopsis balhimycina FH 1894 DNA encodes these proteins:
- a CDS encoding type II secretion system F family protein — translation MIPIICLGLGAGIGLWLLLAWAIPPQPSLHEHLSSADSAAAPVVDVSEAGWAVAVARSLVPRLRSLGLPGEKLERDLRVLGRGVDTHLAVKVVLGCAGLVTPLLLQGLLALADVAVSVEVALVAAFLLAGSGFLAPDLEVRAKAARARADFRGALSVFLDLVWITLAGGAGVEVALLAAAEVGRGPAFTQLRRALDAAQLSRATPWSTLRRLGEELDIGELAELAASISLAGTEGAKIRTSLAAKAKALRTHLVADAEADAQAATERMALPVTLLFLGFLGFIAYPAVTQVLNGL, via the coding sequence ATGATCCCGATCATCTGCCTCGGGCTGGGTGCCGGCATCGGCTTGTGGCTGCTCCTGGCCTGGGCAATCCCGCCGCAACCATCGCTTCACGAGCACCTCTCGTCAGCGGACTCTGCTGCGGCACCGGTTGTGGACGTGTCGGAGGCCGGCTGGGCGGTGGCCGTGGCGCGATCACTCGTTCCCCGTCTCCGGAGCCTTGGCCTGCCGGGGGAGAAGCTCGAACGCGACCTGCGAGTTCTCGGGCGAGGCGTCGACACGCACCTTGCCGTCAAGGTCGTCCTCGGCTGCGCCGGCCTGGTGACGCCCCTCCTGCTTCAGGGCCTGCTCGCGCTCGCGGACGTGGCGGTCAGCGTTGAAGTCGCTTTGGTTGCTGCGTTTCTGCTCGCTGGGTCTGGGTTCCTTGCTCCTGACCTTGAGGTTCGCGCCAAGGCGGCGCGAGCACGTGCTGACTTTCGTGGCGCGCTGTCGGTCTTTCTCGACCTCGTCTGGATCACCCTCGCCGGCGGAGCCGGGGTCGAGGTTGCGCTCCTCGCAGCCGCCGAGGTCGGGCGCGGGCCCGCGTTCACCCAGCTTCGCCGCGCATTGGACGCCGCCCAGCTGAGCCGCGCCACCCCGTGGTCGACGCTCCGCAGGCTCGGCGAGGAGCTGGACATCGGCGAGCTCGCCGAGCTCGCCGCATCGATCTCCCTCGCCGGTACCGAAGGAGCCAAGATCCGCACCTCGCTGGCGGCGAAAGCCAAGGCGTTGCGTACACACCTGGTCGCCGATGCCGAGGCGGATGCCCAGGCCGCCACCGAACGCATGGCCTTGCCGGTGACGTTGCTGTTCCTCGGCTTCCTCGGATTCATCGCCTACCCGGCCGTCACCCAAGTCCTCAACGGACTCTGA
- a CDS encoding TadE/TadG family type IV pilus assembly protein, with translation MTAAQPRRGVGWWRAERGSVTVEAILIAPVLVMLLVFVAVVVHRGVDARLRLDDVAHQAARAASLQRTPAAAVAAAQATASSALAHAGLVCRDPAVSTMTSGRPGSTVIVTVRCTVDFGQALVLGVPGSRTLSTTASEVIDTFRAGAAHTAASATQHGKRWS, from the coding sequence ATGACCGCGGCACAGCCCCGCCGGGGCGTCGGCTGGTGGCGCGCCGAGCGCGGGTCGGTGACCGTCGAGGCGATCCTGATCGCGCCGGTCCTGGTCATGCTGCTGGTGTTCGTCGCCGTGGTCGTCCACCGCGGCGTCGACGCCCGGCTGCGGCTCGACGACGTCGCCCACCAAGCCGCGCGCGCCGCGAGCCTGCAGCGCACGCCGGCGGCAGCTGTCGCCGCGGCCCAGGCGACCGCCAGCTCGGCGCTGGCACACGCCGGGCTGGTCTGCCGCGACCCCGCGGTCAGCACGATGACCTCGGGGCGCCCGGGCAGCACCGTCATCGTCACCGTCCGCTGCACCGTCGACTTCGGCCAGGCGCTCGTTCTCGGTGTCCCCGGCAGCCGGACGCTCAGCACCACGGCCAGCGAGGTCATCGACACCTTCAGAGCGGGGGCCGCTCACACAGCCGCCTCGGCGACGCAGCACGGGAAGAGGTGGAGTTGA
- a CDS encoding type II secretion system F family protein: MGDVTTTVVAGLAGLGTAVGLLFVLVGLRGPQLVRRPRSVPPWRVDRTWGLRLALALGAGLLVGVATGWLVGGVLAAGAVWFLPRLVGPDRAHVRRVARIEAVASWTEMLRDTLLAAAGLEQAILATAPLAPAAIRDEVASLASRLQNGRRLAPALRQLAEELADPTADLVIAALVLAAEHQARQLGELLGSLAETARSQAAMRMRVETGRARTRTSVRVVVATTIAFAVGVVVFNRAYLTAYDSALGQAVLLAIGGLFGTGFGWLVRIAAGRAASRVLSLGESDAGAAVQWDGERA, encoded by the coding sequence GTGGGCGACGTGACCACCACCGTCGTGGCCGGCCTGGCAGGGCTCGGCACTGCCGTCGGGTTGTTGTTCGTCCTCGTCGGCCTCCGCGGGCCTCAGCTGGTTCGCCGACCGCGGTCCGTGCCGCCTTGGCGGGTTGATCGGACGTGGGGTCTTCGGCTGGCGCTCGCGCTGGGTGCCGGTCTGCTGGTTGGTGTCGCGACCGGGTGGCTCGTCGGGGGAGTGCTCGCGGCCGGGGCGGTCTGGTTCCTGCCGCGGTTGGTCGGCCCGGATCGCGCGCATGTGCGCCGGGTCGCTCGGATCGAGGCGGTCGCGTCGTGGACGGAGATGCTGCGCGACACGCTCTTGGCCGCAGCCGGACTGGAGCAGGCAATCCTCGCCACCGCCCCGCTGGCGCCCGCCGCGATCCGCGATGAGGTCGCTAGTCTGGCGTCGCGGCTGCAGAACGGGCGTCGGCTCGCGCCGGCGTTGCGGCAGCTGGCGGAGGAACTGGCCGACCCGACTGCAGACCTGGTCATCGCCGCGCTGGTGCTGGCCGCTGAGCACCAGGCGCGGCAGCTCGGCGAGTTGCTCGGCTCCCTCGCGGAGACGGCGCGGTCGCAGGCGGCGATGCGGATGCGCGTCGAGACCGGCCGCGCTCGCACCCGGACCTCCGTGCGGGTCGTCGTGGCCACCACGATCGCCTTCGCAGTGGGCGTCGTGGTGTTCAACCGTGCCTACCTGACGGCCTACGACAGCGCGCTCGGCCAAGCCGTCCTGCTCGCCATCGGCGGCCTGTTCGGTACCGGCTTCGGCTGGCTGGTCAGGATCGCCGCCGGCCGCGCCGCTTCTCGCGTGCTGTCGCTCGGTGAGTCGGACGCCGGAGCCGCAGTTCAGTGGGACGGTGAGCGCGCATGA
- a CDS encoding pilus assembly protein TadG-related protein, with the protein MSAFLVVLVLGLMALAGLGLDGGLALAAKVRATGQAESAARAGAQAIDLAAYRATGALRLVPAEADGLARRYLAGVGVTGMVTATADTVTVTVTTSQRTQLLSLIGIPSIGAHGSGSAHPQRGVTEVSREFANSEGPTGGN; encoded by the coding sequence GTGTCGGCGTTCCTCGTCGTGCTGGTGCTCGGGCTCATGGCCTTGGCCGGCCTCGGGCTCGACGGCGGCCTCGCCCTCGCCGCGAAGGTCCGAGCCACCGGCCAGGCAGAATCCGCCGCACGCGCCGGCGCGCAAGCGATCGACCTCGCTGCCTACCGGGCCACCGGCGCGTTGAGGCTGGTGCCCGCGGAAGCCGACGGTCTCGCGCGCCGGTACCTCGCCGGCGTCGGCGTCACGGGCATGGTGACGGCCACGGCCGACACGGTGACCGTCACCGTCACGACCAGCCAGCGCACGCAGCTGCTGTCGCTCATCGGTATCCCGTCGATCGGTGCCCATGGCAGCGGCTCAGCCCACCCCCAGCGCGGAGTCACCGAAGTATCCCGTGAGTTCGCGAATTCTGAAGGGCCGACTGGTGGGAACTGA
- a CDS encoding TadE/TadG family type IV pilus assembly protein — MAWRARRVHSGEHGAVAAELVIATPLLLLALLAIIQFALWSHATHVAQAAAAEALAAARVQNGTAAAGNAAGRQLLDQLAQGPLRSSQIDVERTATSASASVRGEVVAVLPGVHLHVHAETAGEVERFVPDVSGFANSGAVSGGNLSGGGR; from the coding sequence ATGGCTTGGCGCGCTCGTCGCGTCCACTCGGGAGAGCACGGCGCCGTCGCGGCCGAGCTGGTCATCGCGACACCCCTCCTGCTGCTCGCCCTGCTGGCGATCATCCAGTTCGCCCTCTGGTCACACGCGACCCACGTCGCTCAAGCAGCTGCTGCGGAAGCGCTCGCCGCGGCTCGCGTCCAGAACGGCACGGCCGCGGCCGGCAACGCCGCCGGCCGGCAGCTGCTGGACCAACTCGCGCAAGGGCCGCTGCGGTCCTCGCAGATCGACGTCGAGCGCACGGCGACCTCGGCGTCGGCCAGCGTGCGGGGCGAGGTCGTTGCGGTCCTGCCCGGCGTGCACCTGCACGTGCACGCCGAAACCGCAGGCGAAGTCGAAAGGTTCGTTCCGGATGTTTCAGGGTTCGCGAATTCTGGAGCGGTCTCGGGCGGGAACCTGAGCGGTGGTGGTCGTTGA
- a CDS encoding MFS transporter: MTAPAEHPDATTDEKRWLTRGVAGIGTASLLADVGHEVPTALLPSLLTSTLGAPAAALGLIEGISDGLAGAARLAGGALADDPARRRSIAVGGYASTAVLASLTGAATAVWQVGILRAGAWAARGLRVPARNALLADVVHPKAYGRAYGFERMMDNFGAIFGPLLALGLVAAVGVRWAIGLSVIPGILAAVAIVYAIRHTPAASAKARVPLRIRIKPVLRGDLGRLMGAVTAFEVGNVAATLLILQATQLLTPGHGTDTATTLALALYTLYNIAATVASIPAGRFADRLGTRGPIRVLTAGVALFALAYLGFAVTGTNLVVLALPFLAAGLAIGCVETAQHAAVATLAPAEIRGSAFGLLATIQAGGNFVASAITGVLWTFVSAQAAFFYLTAWMVLALVGLALASRRHSTSS, encoded by the coding sequence ATGACCGCCCCTGCTGAGCACCCCGACGCCACGACCGACGAGAAGCGGTGGTTGACCCGAGGCGTCGCCGGAATCGGCACTGCCAGCCTGCTTGCCGATGTCGGCCACGAGGTACCCACCGCGCTGCTGCCGAGTCTGCTCACCAGCACCCTCGGCGCACCCGCCGCCGCGCTCGGACTGATCGAGGGCATCTCCGACGGTCTGGCCGGCGCCGCCCGTCTCGCGGGTGGTGCACTGGCAGATGACCCCGCTCGCCGCCGCAGCATCGCGGTCGGCGGCTACGCCAGCACCGCCGTGCTCGCCTCGCTCACCGGTGCGGCCACCGCCGTCTGGCAGGTCGGCATCCTCCGAGCCGGCGCGTGGGCCGCTCGCGGCCTGCGCGTTCCCGCCCGCAACGCCCTGCTTGCCGACGTGGTCCACCCCAAAGCCTACGGACGCGCCTACGGCTTCGAACGCATGATGGACAACTTCGGCGCGATCTTCGGTCCGCTGCTCGCGCTCGGCCTGGTGGCCGCGGTCGGCGTGCGCTGGGCGATTGGCCTGTCCGTTATCCCCGGCATCCTCGCCGCCGTCGCGATCGTCTACGCCATCCGCCACACCCCGGCAGCCTCGGCGAAAGCCCGGGTACCGTTGCGTATCCGGATCAAGCCCGTCCTGCGCGGCGACCTCGGGCGGCTCATGGGCGCGGTCACAGCGTTCGAGGTCGGCAACGTCGCCGCGACTCTGCTGATCCTGCAAGCCACCCAACTGCTCACCCCAGGCCATGGCACTGACACCGCCACCACCCTCGCTCTGGCGCTCTACACCCTCTACAACATCGCGGCCACCGTCGCCTCGATCCCGGCCGGACGCTTCGCGGACCGTCTGGGCACCCGCGGCCCGATCCGAGTCCTGACCGCCGGAGTCGCACTGTTCGCGTTGGCGTACCTCGGCTTCGCCGTCACCGGCACCAACCTGGTTGTGCTCGCGCTGCCGTTCCTCGCCGCCGGGCTGGCCATCGGCTGTGTCGAGACCGCCCAGCACGCCGCCGTCGCCACACTCGCCCCAGCTGAGATCCGCGGCTCGGCGTTCGGGCTGCTCGCCACGATCCAAGCAGGCGGCAACTTCGTCGCCAGCGCGATCACGGGAGTGCTCTGGACATTCGTCTCGGCGCAGGCAGCGTTCTTCTATCTCACGGCATGGATGGTGCTCGCGCTGGTCGGGCTGGCACTGGCATCCCGGCGACACAGCACAAGTTCCTGA